Within the Dermacentor silvarum isolate Dsil-2018 unplaced genomic scaffold, BIME_Dsil_1.4 Seq24, whole genome shotgun sequence genome, the region GGGTGAAATTGCGAGCATCGCGACAGTCGGGGCGGGTTTGCATAACTTACCGTGGCATCACTGTCGTCGAGAAGCCGCAGTTGGTGAGCATCAACATAGGCGCCCGACGGTACGGCTTCCAAGAGCAGTAATGTAGGGGGCCGACCCTTGACTTTCAGTCGATTTCGCGTGTGAATGACAGTTTGCAGGTCCCTTGAACATGAAAGAGAGGCGTGAACAAAAACATTTTGACCGCTCCTTTGACGCCATAAACcggtctctctctctttgcttttCACAACTGCTACAAGCCACAGCCAGAAACTCCGTACCTGTGGTAGCCCGTCAGAGCTAGGTTTCTTTCAACAATGATGTCTGGTTCTTCTTTGCAAAGCTTTGCGCCATTATTCGGCTTCGCCTTGTTCACGGCTGCGTTGGCTTCAAGCGCAGAAGCAAGCGCTAGCGCTAGAGCTAAACGCACGCTAAAAGCCATGGGTGCATTCAGCGCAAAATATGAAAAGTGCAGAAACGGTATGAAGCAGCCGATTTTTTGTTCTGTATTCTTTCAGGGGCGCGTTTCGAGTGGGCACCTGGCGGCAAGGCTTCATTGCTTCGTCCAATCCACAACGTCGTTTGAAATGGCGGAATATTTGAAAGTTTCCTTTTCTCGGGTACAGCGAGGACTGCGCAAGCACGTTCAGCTATTTATGTATAGTTGTTTATTCCTTGATTCGTATGCATCGTGAACGTAGGTACACATGGATGTTCGATATACGTGGCTATGTCTTTATAATAATGGGACACTATAGTTCCACTGGAAATGTTGAAAAGGCTTCACGCAAAAGTGACGTCCCATCCCTTCACTGCTGAAGTTTACAAGTACTACAGTACATGCCTTCGTCCAGCTTCACTACTTTTGTCAGACAAAAGACACATATTTCAACGACAGTTATTGCTACTTTTAGATTAGTTTACTGAATTGATTTCCTTATCAAAAAGTGAGCACGCACTGTACGTTGTTTTATCATCAGCTAGGCAGCGTTTCCCAGTCATCCTAGATGGGCAGTTTGCGCGTGCGCACAAACTTTAGATACTTTACTCATATATATCGTTCGCAGATAGTTGGAGTGGGCGTGTTTTATTTTAATGGGCGTGTACATCTGGCTATATAATACGAAGTTGAACGCTGCGCGCTCCTTTTTAGCTGAACTAAGTTGTGACCATCATGTGAGTGCGATCGTGTGCGCTGTAGTGCGATTGACACTGAATTCCCGTACTTATGAGCAAATAGAGGGTTGTTTTTTTAGAATTGTCATGTAAGAGTTGCGCTAAAGGATTCAGTGCTTTCTACTGCAGGGTCACAATGCAGGTACTTAATTGGGCGCTGCTGCTACTTGCCACGCTCTGCCCCTACACTGCAGTCGACGCCTCTACGCCAGATGAACGCCTCGAAGACTACTTCAAGCAGAAGTTGGACGACTTCAAGATAAAGCTACACGAAGCCTTCGAAAAGGCCAGATTACAGCGCCACAAGCGAAGTGTGATGGCGCCGGACAGTCCTGACTATGGCGGTAAGTTTCGATTTCATATTTGACCTTTCTTTCGACGAGTGCGTTTTCGCTGCCGCGTCTGacaagttggttctttattctatggtctGACTTACGGGAGTTGGCGCGTTCGTGGTTCGCAGTCCTTCCTCAAGATCATCTTCGCGTCATCGGAACGAAGCCAGTGGACCTGGGCATCCGCCTGGGAAACGTGTCTTGTTGGGAACCGGCGTACGTCCTCGGCTCGACATTTCTCGTGGTCGCGACCAGCACCGGGCAGGTCGAGCTGCTGCGATGGACCAACGGGCGCTACGCTACATTCGCTGGAATGGCCACGAGTTTGACAACGGCCAAAGTCAAGGTGCTGTTGCTTCTTGCGTGCCAACTACGCTCCGCGGTATCCTTTGATAAGCTCCGGAATGGCTTCAAATTTTGTTTCGTAACTAAAGCTTATGCGCTGTCTTTGTAAAAGCACTACCTAGCTTTGAACAACTCAACcctgtccaaaaaaaaaaaaaaaaaggactccAATTAAGGAATTTCCAATTGGAAAACTTctaatcgtaaattagtacataacagGACCAATTGAACGatctggaacgtgaccaattggtttttgtcggagtgaccaattgcaccaatgggcaataccaatacacatgtATATCccgcaaagcaaacctaaataggattccagctgtcggAAACAGGTTTGCtgtagccttagtactgcatgcatatatatatatagctataactcattccagtttccttgaatgggttcataaactgaaagtatgatttccccgttggttacgttctagctagtttattcctattggtagtccaattagactcagttgggaatttaaggtgggcctagctggtttaAACTGGCAAGTACAATTGGACTCAGGGTccaattggtttcactttgactcaatcgtaaccagttggaagtaaggattttccaattggttcctattggtcccagttgattcctgtTGGAAAAGCTAATTGAAGTCAATAGTTTCTTTTTTGACTGGCAACTCAAACAGCTCCATATGGTTCTGGCTGTCGGCGACTTGTACAATTCTTCTAGCGATCCTTTTAGGATCGAGTTGCGCTCGCAACCGTTGCACCTCTGTTGGCGAatttctgtttcattttttttttttttcattcgcagGCGTTTGTGTACAGCGACCAGTTATGGATAGTATGCCTACACCAGAGACATGGTGGCCGAGATCATTTCGTGCGACTGTACCTGCTTCAAGGTGAAAAACTGGTCGCAAAGCAGACCATCGAACTTGGTGGCGAATCGGACATCGACGTAGTTCGCGGTGCTTCGGCCCACTATCTGGTCACGTGTGTGTTCCGAAGCTACTCCGGTTCTGGCACATCGTACAATGGAAAGCTTGTGTAAGTTTCTGCACATTATTTCGGCATCTACAATTGTCCTATCTGtacacagtcgaacccggatatatcgaacccatatataacgaattattgtgtataacgaacagcagtaaaatcgccttcagaatttttgtataaaatttttattttgtatatcgaattgcctatacatcgaacttttttttgtgatccccttcagaggTTCGATACAGTATCTGGGTTCGACTGCTATAAGCATATGTGAACTGCATTGGCACCTGGTGTTTCTAGCTTAATTTTGGGGCTCTTAGAGCATTGCAGTCAAAAGATGAAAAAGTTAATTTGTAGTTACCAACAGAAACTGCAGACTTATTTAGAGTTCCGTCATTTACTTTCTGTGCTTGGAAGATACCGTGCAAATTGCTTAGATAATTTGCTCTTCAATCCGACGCCCTTTCGGGGCTTGGCAGCTTAAAGGTCTTTTGCAGTGGCTACTTGTTTCAAGGTGTGCACATTTAATTCACACAGCTACTTTATAGGTCAGGTAATTTACGTTCAAAGTTGGCTGTACGTATGCACTCTGGTAGCAGTCTTTCACCAGATTgcctttgaatttttttttttttctgcagccttTACCAATGGAAGAACACGCAGTTTGACGCAGTGTCGCAGCATTCGGTGATAGGAGCCAAATCGGTCGTTGCCTGGAGTATGGATGGACCACTGTACATTGCTGTTGCTCAACAGAGAGATAACGCTGGCGAACTTTTCTTGGGATCTCCTGTATTCATCTACAACCAGCGTTAGTATGCCTCAAGTTCTCTTTTGCCAAGGGGCTTAAAATTACTGTAAATTCAGTGTTGCGCACTTTACGTGACAGcagaaagaaaaggagagagaaaaaaaaaaagctgcgagTACGACATCTTGCTACCGCCTTTCTGCAGAACATGTTTCACAAGCAAAAGAAGTCTCAAGTTATTCGTCTGGATCTCTTTATTGGTGGAGTGAAGTGATGTGTTCCCCTGTGAATATTTTAAGAGAAGCACCAAAATTTCATTCAAATACGGCAAAAATGACGTCAAGCGTGAGAGCCATGAGAGCTATTTGGTGTACATTTGCAGGTCTCGTTCGAATTCGCGCATATCGAGTCGCCGTGCCTTGAAACCTAATTCGGTGTTCCTCGATCTTGTATTGCTCATGAGCACACCCTCCTGTTTGCGTTGCTGTGTTGCTGTTGTAGTGCTCAGCAATAGTACATTAGCTTCAATGCATCACAAGCAATAGTGGTCAATGGACAGCTTCAAAGTACcttgcatctttctttttttttttcccctcaggtCGTGAGTATGAGCTGAGCTATGTGCAGGTGATCAGGTTTTGGCAGGCTTTGAAGGTGAACCACTTCACGGTTGCTGGCATCCACTACCTGACTTTCCTGACTAGGCAGGGAGTCTTCCTCTACTGGTATGCCGGTAAGCCAAGTACTAACATCGAGTGTCTGCCAGACTTGGCCCACACGTTTTCCTTGGCAGGAGATACTAAATCGATTTCCTTAATTTAATGTAGGTGATCAGTTCCTGGAATGGCAGACCCTATTGAATACTGAGGGTGCAGAGGACGTCTCAATCTTCACGCTGCCAAACGGTGAAGCAGCCATTGCAGTTGTGCGAAGGGTAAGAGCCAAAAGTGGAAGACCCAAAACAGTGGTTTATGCTAATATCGTATTACTTAAACATTGGGGTCTTCGTTTATTGCTGTGTAGTTGCACTTCTCTCGCAAGGTGTTTACATCATCTCTACGGCTTTATGAATTTCGCCACCGAAATTTGG harbors:
- the LOC119434774 gene encoding uncharacterized protein LOC119434774, with the translated sequence MVTMQVLNWALLLLATLCPYTAVDASTPDERLEDYFKQKLDDFKIKLHEAFEKARLQRHKRSVMAPDSPDYGVLPQDHLRVIGTKPVDLGIRLGNVSCWEPAYVLGSTFLVVATSTGQVELLRWTNGRYATFAGMATSLTTAKVKAFVYSDQLWIVCLHQRHGGRDHFVRLYLLQGEKLVAKQTIELGGESDIDVVRGASAHYLVTCVFRSYSGSGTSYNGKLVLYQWKNTQFDAVSQHSVIGAKSVVAWSMDGPLYIAVAQQRDNAGELFLGSPVFIYNQRREYELSYVQVIRFWQALKVNHFTVAGIHYLTFLTRQGVFLYWYAGDQFLEWQTLLNTEGAEDVSIFTLPNGEAAIAVVRRDEVMFFLETESSTYNCTFILKMAGMSLSSVVFQFIEGQFFMFATQAVPSPPQPPLHLVLQKYSFVAQGKPGSSPRLPSGPGELPFAAAGSRGPPGGEHRARLDVQRAEAARHRASGH